The genomic region AGGTTGCGTGGGCAGCGAACATGGAGTCGTCGCACAGTTATCGTATTCAGGGAACGGAAGCGGGTATGACAGTAGATATTACGAATACACTTCAGGAAGTCCAACCGGAAGTCGATCAACGGAATGATCTGCAACTGTACGAGGCGCGGTCTGGGCGTCGTGACCATTTCGTCAATAGTGAGGTCATTGTTTCATCTAACGATCCGTATCGCGATGAGCTGGAGACGTTTCTCGGCGGAGTTCGCTCTAGTGAGCGCCCGGATATGACGAACGTAGAGCAGGCGCTTGATGTGCAACGTGCTATCGACCGAATCTACCAAGCGAGTCGATAGTCATCCCTTCGTTGACTCGCTGCGATTTCTCACCGTATTCACTATTATTGTTCGGCCGGCTGGTGAGCATGTTTAACTATCCGTAGATACTGATAGTGAGTATGCCAGAAGAAACCACCGGGGATCGCGGAAAGACGATCCAGTCTGTCGAGTCAGCACTGGAGGTTGTTGAGGTCATCCGCCAGAAGGAGCGGGCAGGCGTTACTGAGATAGCGAACGAACTCGATCGCTCCAAGAGTACAGTCCACCACTATGTGACGACACTCGTCAAACATGACTATCTAGACAAGGTCGAAGGGGAGTATCAGCTCAGTCTGCGGTTTCTCACGCTCGGCGGACAGGTTCGCGAACGCGAGCGGTTGTATCACCTCGGAAAAGACGATGTCGAAGAGCTCGCACAGGAAACAGGGGAACAAGCCCGCCTCATCGTCGAACGCAACGGATCCGGCATTACGCTCTATCAGGCGACCGGAGACCGCGTCACGGAGCCGATAACGCACGTGGGCAGTATTGAGGAGCTCTACTGTACGGCAGCAGGTAAAGTGTTCTTGGCCGAACTCTCTGATGACGAGCTTGATTCGTACCTTGAGGAAGTCTCTTTCACGCCCTACACCGAGAGTACGATTACTGATGCCGACGAACTACGAAGAGAAATAGAAGAAATCAGGGACCGAGGAGTTGCGTTTGACGATGAAGAACGGTATGAAGGATACCGATGCGTAGCTTCTGCTATCAGCACGGAGGCAAGGGAACTGTTCGGCGCCCTTAGTGTCTCTGCACCGGTTGAGCGGATGGACAAAGAGAGGTTCCGTACCGCTGTACCAAACCAACTCCAGAACGTTGCTGGTGTTGTCGAGATCAACACGACGTACTCCGAGTGGACGGATGTGCTCTGAAATCATCTGAATTCTCCGACCTCTCACTTACAGGAGTATGTCTGTAAAATACGAATACAATAGTACGCCTGTAAAAGACGCGCTATATTCCTGGCAGAGCATCTTGCCAATGCTGTCGAACGTAATGACGTTAGATCCCGCCTATTTGACCATAGAGAACAAAAGAGAGCGATGAGATCGGCTCATGGAAAATACTACTACTTCCAAGCATGGTCCAAACAGTTCGCTAGACTGCCCAGAACCAATTCCTACGTAAACTGGCCCCCTTGAGGTGTGTTCCTGCCGAAAAAACCCAGGAGTGATGAACAAGACATGTTCTACTGTATCAAATACCTATGCTGCTCTCCTTCAGGCATCTCATCCATATCACGACAGTAGATTCTTGTAGAACCAGTTCGTGGGCTTGTCTATGCAGCGTGGATTAGTCATCGCAGAAGATAGCCAGAAGGGTAGAAAACTACTAAATGAAGCAGCTGCGGCCGCTCGTGGTAGCGATTGCGGGCTAGTTGTCCTATCCATCATCCATCCAGAGTCCTTTGCAGCTGATGTCGAGACTCTGGAAGCGATCGGCGACGTTGAGGACACGCATTATGACGAGAACAACGTATTGGATGCTGAGAGAAACTCCGTTCAGTCTATAGTCGCCGATAGCATTGATGACGGGAATTTGGAAATAACGTACCGTGTCAGTGTAGCATCGCAAGACGAGCTCGTAAAAGAGGTCCTCAAAACTGCACAAAATACTGAGTGCGATCATCTATTCACCTGCGGTAATCAACGCTCTCCAACTGGAAAAGCGATTTTCGGAGATAGTACGCAACAACTTCTTCTTGAGTTTCCCGGCCCGGTGACAGTGGCTCTCGACTGATCCGCTGATCAAGTATACTCGTACGGACAAGCGAGCCACAACGACAACCAGCCGCTATCAGAGTAATCCTGCAAGAATTACGTAGATCTATATCTCAGGGACCGGTAGCGTTATTATGCTCTGCTGATACAGTCCAGTTATGCGGGTAGAGTCGTTAAACGGCAGTTGGAAGTTACGCCAGTCGGAGACCGATGATTGGTTCGACGCATCGGTTCCCGGAGGAGTATACACAGATCTCCTAAATGCGGGCGAAATCCCTGATCCGTACTACGCTGATAATGAACTCGATATTCAGTGGGTCGGGAAGTCTGACTGGGTGTATAGACGCACCGTGACAATCGACGAGGGCTTCCTTAACGAGGATCGTATACGCTTACGCTGTGCAGGCCTTGACACCGTTGCGACGGTACGCATTAACGGTGAAGTCGTAGGTGAATCCGCGAATATGCACCGTGAGTACGAGTTTGATGTCGAGAACGCCCTCACATCTGGGGAGAATCAAGTGGAGATCACATTCCACTCCCCTGTCGAATATAGTACTCGCCACTCAGAGAATTACGAATATCAGGTCCCAACACTCCGATATCCGGTCGACCAGCCAGGGCGAAACTTCATCCGGAAAGCTCAGTGCCACTACGGCTGGGACTGGGGACCATGCCTCCCGACTGTCGGCATCTGGCGGGATATCGAACTTCTTGCATACTCCGAACCGCGGATCGAGTATACGAAGACAGCACAGAACCACGAAACCAACAACGTTGAACTCGACGTGACCGTCGGCCTCGACGCACCGTCTGGCGACGAAGTGTTGATAGCAGCTGAGGTTGCAGATGCGGCGACGCGTGAAGTCGTCGACGTCGTTGAGGGCCACAACGAGGTCACGGTAGCCCTGGAGGTTTCAGACCCCGATCTCTGGTGGCCGAACGGGTACGGCGACCAACCGCTCTACGATCTCACCGTAGCCGTCGATGCGGAATCCGTGCTGAAACCGAGCGACACGGACACAGTGACAGCAGACGGCGGCGTGACGGGGGCCAAATCGTCGATTCCGGAGGATCCATCACACGAACGCTCTACCCGAATCGGTTTCCGAGATCTCGAACTCGTCCGCGAACCGGATCAGGGGGATGACGGCGAGTCGTTCACGTTTGAGGTCAACGGGGTCCCGATATTCGCGAAAGGCGCCAACTGGATCCCGGCTGATGCGCTGTACGGGCGGATTACGCGCGATCGATATGATTCCTTGCTTGACAGCGCTGTCGATGCCAACATGAATATGATTCGCGTCTGGGGCGGCGGGTACTACGAGCGCGACGGTTTCTACGAGGCCTGCGACGAGCGCGGATTGCTCGTTTGGCAAGACTTCATGTTCGCGTGTGCGCTGTATCCCAGTGACGAGGAGTATCTAGAATCCGTCGAGTCAGAGGTCAGGGATCAAGTCCGTCGACTAGCTGACCATCCCTCGATCGCGCTCTGGTGCGGAAACAACGAGGTTGAGATGGGCCTCGAAAGCTGGTTTGACGATGCCGACGAACTGGAGCGATTGAAGCAGGGTTACGAGACGCTGTTCTACGACGTAATCGGCGGTGCCGTCGCCGAAGAGGACGATACCCGGACGTACTGGCCCGGGTCGCCGTCGAGCGGCACCGGAATGCAAGATCCCTATCAGACGAATAAGGGAGATATTCATTACTGGGATGTCTGGCACGACGGCGCAGATTTCGAAGAGTACGAGACGGTCGACCCGCGGTTTGTGTCGGAATTCGGCTACCAGTCGTTCCCCTCAGTCGACGCTCTCTCGTCGGTGCTCCCTGACGACGAGCTCAACCCAACTGCGCCGTTGATGGAGCACCACCAGCGCAATGAAGGTGGAAATCGGACGATTCTCCAGAGGATGGCCGCATCGTTCCGAATCCCGTTTAGCTTCGAGAACTTCGTTTATCTCAGTCAGGTACAGCAGGGTCTCGCGATGAAGGTCGCTATTGAACACTGGCGACGGCTAAAGCCAGAGTGTATGGGGACGCTGTACTGGCAGTTGAACGACCTCTGGCCCTGTGCGTCGTGGTCGTCTATCGAGTACGGCGGCAATTGGAAAGCGCTCCAGCACGTCAGTCGGCGCATCTACGCACCGGTCTTGCTCTCGACGAGGACGGGCGACGATGGTGTCGAGATTTGGCTTACGAACGACGAACGAGAATCCCTCTCTGGGGAAGTCACCGTTGAGGCCTACACCTTCGACGGAGAACTCGTAGACGAGGTTGGCAAGAGCGTCTCTGTTGAAGCGCTCGAAAGTGACTGCGTCACAACTGTCAATGTAGATCAGTTGATCGACGGCGTCTCTCGAGAAGAAGCGTTCCTCAGCGTCAAGTTTGACGGGAGTGACGAGACGTACCCTGCGTTCGAGTTCTTTGAGGAGTACAAACATCTCGAGCTACCGGAGCCGGATATCGACATCGACGTCGATAAGAACGAGGTGACGATCCAGACGGATGCCGCGGCACTGTTCGTCGAATTCGACGTTCCGATTGACGGCCGGTTCTCGGACAACTACTTCCACCTGACACCTGACGAGGAGCGGACGATTACGTTCGACCCCACAGAATCCATCGAAGAGCTCGAACAGAGACTCACTGAGAGTCTATCGGTAAACCACCTCCGCAAAACGTACTAACGGGCGCTACTCCGACAACAGACGGGACGAAATCGTCACGGCGTTGCCGTCCGTCTTCATTCTTGAGAGGGACTAACCGTGGACAACTGCTACTTTGATTACGTGTTGTAGAGCTATTTGCTTTCGGCAACTGGGCTCCGCTCGTCGGCAGACGGGTCGGTCGCGTCTAGCAGGCCTCGAATGTATCCGCTGGCGAATAACTTCCCGGAGAGGTGGTATCCAGGAGTTGAATTGTCTTCACCGGCCATCGTCGGAACGTGGTCCGGTCGGATTGGACCGTCGAAGCCGATATCGCGATACGCCTCAATGGCGGCAGCCATGTCAGTCGGCCCGTCATCGTGCCACATCTCGGTGAAGCTGTCGGGATCTCCCTCGACGTCGCGGAAGTGGACGAAATTGATCCGGTCAGCAAACTGGCGGATCGTCGATGGGATGTCAGCACCCATCGCCGAAAAATTGCCTTGGCAGAATGTGATACCGTTGTACTGTGAATCGACGATATTGAGTACACGCTTGTACGCCTCTGGTGAGTTGATAATGCGCGGCATCCCGCGAACGTCTCCAGTTGGCGGGTCGTCGGGATGCAGTCCGAGTTTTACGCCTGCCTCTTCGGCGACTGGAACGACGCGTTCGAGAAAGTATTCTAAGTTCTCCCAGAGGTCGTCTGCCGTTGTCGAGCGTGCTACAGCAGGTGGGGGTCCACGCCGCATCTGTTTGTCGCTGTACGAGGTAGTAAGCGAATTGCCTCGACTTGGCGTCGTGATGGAAGTCCGAGCCCACCGTAGCCCCGCCATCCAGTCGTAACACACAACATTGACATCAAGTTCGCCGAGGTTCCGCAGGAATCGACAGAATTCGTCAATCTCGGCGTCTCGACCCTCCTTCGCAAGTCGCGTAGTATCGGTCAACGGTACACTTCCCTCGAACGCGGCGGGTTCGATCCCATGATCGCGGTACCGGTTGACAATGCGGAGTAGTTCGTCGTACTTCGACGGGCGGCGGCCATTGCCGAGTTCGAGTGAGTGATACACCGCGTTTTCGACACCGATCTGCTTAGCCTTATCCCACCGTTCGTCAGGAGTCGGCGGGAGGACGAGGGAAAGTTGCATTCAAATCCTCTGACGAAAGAGGCTTCCTCCGGTAGCTTAGTTCTTGTCCTGTCGTCGCGTCCGATCCTGTCGAGATGGGGCTTCCGTTCCGGTTTGCTAAAGTTTATTATTAAGGTCGATGATTCCGAGACGCACCATCCCATGGTACGAAGACGCACGATCCTACGCAACGGTAGTACAATCGCCGGCAGCCTAGCACTTCCTGGGTTTGCGTCGGCATCTTCTGACACAGCAGCGAGCCGACCGGACGACTTCCTCGAGACAAACGGGACATCGTTTTCGATTGGTAGGAGGTCCCACTATCTATCTGGGACGAACAACTTCTGGCTCGCAGATGTATGGACAACTCGAGATGAGGTCGATGCTGCACTTGATCAGGCCGCTGCGCTGGGGCTAAACACGGTCCGGACTTGGGCGTTCTGCGCTGGACGCGAGGGGCACTGCTTCCAGCCGACTAAGGGAGAATACAATGAGGCTGCCTTTGAACACCTCGACTATGTAATCGAAGCCGCGGCAAAACGAGGTATCCGCTTGATCCTTCCGCTTGCGAACAATTGGGGCGCTTACGGAGGTATGGAGAAGTATGTTGAGTGGTCCGACACAGCCGAGGAGCACGATGACTTCTACACCGACCCCGAGGCGCGACAGCTGTACCGCGACTTCGTTAAGAAGGTCGTGACACGCACGAACTCCATCTCGGGGATCCAGTACACCGAGGATCCGACTGTCGCGATGTGGGAACTCGGGAATGAACCGCGCGCCCAGCAGAAGGGCGTCGACGTACTCGGAGACTGGATCAAAGAGATATCAGGGTACATCAAAGACCTCGATCCAAACCACCTTGTGTCCACTGGAATGGAAGGCTTCTACAACAGCGATGGTGACGACTGGCTTCGCGACGGTTCTCAGGGAACTGCGTACGTCGATCACCACCGGATCGACACCATCGACGCGTGTTCGTTCCACCTCTACCCCGATCATTGGGGCGTTACCCCCGAGTACGGCACCGAATGGATCGAAGACCACGTCAGGGACGCCCGCCAACGGGTCGGGAAACCAGCCTACTTAGGCGAGTTCGGCATCCAGGTTGATCGAGATGCGAGCGATGCGGAGCAGATCGCCCGTCGGAACGAGATCTACGATACTTGGTACGATCGGCTCGACGACCTGGACGCCGACGGTGGCGTCGTCTGGCAGCTCACCCTCAAGAAGCGTGCTCAGTACGACGACGGGTTCTACGTGTTTCCTGACGACGACCGAACAACACGACGGATAGAGCGATTTGCTAACCGGATGGACGCCAAGTCCGGGCGCCCGCTTCACGCGGACCAGAAGCGACGCCGCACGAGGCATGATTGACGGCACGGTTCTAAGGTAGCACAACGGGCAGCCGTCCATAGATCGGCCCTCGATATTTATTCTGGAATCTCATCCCCAAGCTTTAATAGTAATATTCATCCATTATCAATCGGAGTCTGGAAACAATGTACAAACGACGTGACGTACTCAAGTCCTCCGCGATAGGGACGACGCTTGGTATCGGCGTACTAGCAAGCAGTTCGACGACGACCGCGACAGGCGCATCGTTCGGTGACGGCGTGAATCTCCAGCCCGCCTACTACTGCAGCGGCGATCAGAACTTAGGCTGGGATCTGATGACCGATCACCCGGACATCGAAACCGTTCGAATCGAGATCGAACCGCCGAGCGGTGGCGAGACGAGCGCGGACCTGTCCGATATCCGGCGGTGGATCGACGAGGCGAACAACAACGGATATCAGGTCATCGCGACCTATCATCACTGGCCGAATAACGGATCTGGAGACCCACAGGACTTGCAGGACGCGGCAGACTGGTGGGTCGAGAACTACAACTATCTCTCGCAAAACTCGTCGTTCATCATCAACCTTCACAACGAGTGGGGGACTCACAGCGTATCGGCGTCCGAGTACGGCAATGCGTACGACAGTGCGCTCAATAGGCTCCGAGACAGCGCCTACGACGGAACCGTAATCTGCGACGTCCCCGGGTATGGGCAGGAACCGCAGATCGCCGCCGACAGCGTCGACTACATTAGTGACGACGACATCGCGTTCTCCGTGCACGTGTACGCAAAGGCGTGGAACGAGTATGCTGGGGCGCCGCTGCAGGAGTCGCACCTGGATTATCTCGATACGAACCAGCCATATCCATGTCTGATCGGAGAATTCGGCCCGCTTGGGCCAGACGACCGGACCGACTGGTCAGCCGTCGTTGATCACGCAAAGTCTCTGGGCTGGCCGGTACTCGGCTGGGCCTGGAATGGCGACGGCGAGTCCGATCCCATGAACATGACTTCGCCATTCTGGGGAGACAATTGCAGTACAACGTCCTACTCGAAGACCTCATATTTCGATACGGTGTACGATAAGCTCGGTAGTGGAAGTACCGGTGGTGGTGGGGAGACGACGACTCACTATCTGAACGCCGAGTATTATTCGCTTGACGGCGTTTCGACGTCGACTAGTCGGGCGGGTTACTGGGGCGATGCGTACGTCACAGGCTTCGATAGCTCAGGGGACTCCGTCACGATGAATTTTGACGCAGCGACCAGCGGGGAACGAACCGTCAAGATCCGGTATGCTGCTCCGTACGACGACAAAAAGAGCAATCTGTACATTAACGGTCAGTCAGCTGGACAGATATCGCTCCCGTACACAACCTCGTTCCAGCAGACAACCATTGGTGCCCACCACTTCGACGCGGGATATAATGAGATCACTATAGAGAAAGGTTGGGGGTACTACGATATCGACGCGATCATCGTCGAGTAAATTAGGCTAGCCCGGGCCTGCGTAGAACAACGAGGAGATTACAGAATCGATCGAAGAGGGGGTTACAGAAATTGCCCCCCTCGTTAATCCCCTTGAGTAGTGTTTTGGTTGTGACTATGGTCAACCAGTCTTAGAACGTGGATCAAAGAGAGCCAGAAGGAAATACCCTCAACAAAACAGCAGGTGTTAGTGGCGACCATTACATCTGGAGCCAAGGAAAGATATTTATATGAGCGCATTAAATAATATGATGCGTCAGTTGGAGTCTTACCAGGCATACCTGACGGAGTAATACGCGGACTGTGATCCGTGGGCGGACTCTCATCCGCCACCGATTCACAGCTTATGCCATAATTTTTCCTAGCTACTGGACTAGTTATCTTGCCTAGTAGTACGTGTAGCCCGGAATCGTCCTTCAAAGACGAGCGGGCTGACGTGGAGCGCGGCCACTTCTACGTGACGCAATCCTCAGCTACGGAAATACAGAATTATCATATTCTCCGAGATCGTGTTGGCGAACTCAATCAGAAGGCGTAAACTCCATGATCTGAGGGTGACTCAACAGACGCTCGCGGACTACTCGTTACTAAACACGTCGCTCCCAACCTCGGAGAGTTCGCTCGCTTCGATGTGGCTGTACATCTCGCTCGTCGTCGACGGATCGGCGTGCCGTAGCGCCCGCTGGGCAGCGGACGCTCCTTCCTCGCGGTAGTACATCTCACCGGCGCCACGACGGGCGCCATGCAGCGTGAGATAGTCTTTCGAGTCGTCGCTGGTGTCGACATCAGCCGACTTGCTTAACCGCTTGAGGAGGGTTCGCCCACCGGGTGTGGTTAGTGCTGGCGGCACGCAATCATACTCGCAGTAGGCGTTTAGCACGTCGTCGTAGGGATCAAGTAGCTTGTCGATATCGTCGTGGCCGCGCTGTTCGAGCTGGTCGCGAAGCGCGTTCCACAATGACGGTCGATGCGAGGTCGGAAACAGCGGCCACGCGTCGGTAGCGGGGTCAAGTACGTCGCGCCAGCGTTCGAGGGCCGGGATCGGCTTGTCGGTCAGCGGCGCCTGTTCCCACTCCTGGCTTTTGCCGTAGATGGAGATCGTTGCCGCCTCAAGATCGAGCGCGCTCCACGGCGCCCCGTTTCGGCCGTCGCGGTCGGTGGCCGGGTGCGACAGGACCTCGGCACCGCGAATGCCGGAGTAGCCAAGCAGGTAGCACAACGCCCGATCTCGGACCTCTGTGGTGGCGTCGCTACCGTTCTCGTCGATCGCCGCGTGGGCCCGCTCGTCGACGTACTGTAGTAGCGTCTGGCGCTGAGACGGCGACCAGAACTGTTGGTCCTTCGACCCGCCACTTGGTCGGTCGGGCATCGCGTTCTTGACGACCGCCGCTTTGGCCGGATTCTCGTCGAGGAACTCCCACTCGCGACAGTACGTGAGGTACGCCGAGACGAGATTGTAGTACGTCCACGCCGACGCGCGGGTGATGCCGCTGTCGGCGTCGTGAGCCTTGACGCGCCGATTGAGGTACTGTGCCCACCGACCGATCGTCTGTGAGTCCAGATCCTCCAGATACTCGACGCCGTGATCGCGCGTCCAGTCGATCCACTTCGGAACAGTCGTCGCGAGCTGGCTCGCGTACGCGCCCGAGCGCTCGCCGGTCTCTGGATCCTCGGTTTTTGCTTTGTCGCCGAGGAACTCGTCAAGCGGCGCGTCGAGTGGGGTTTTCTCGCCGTCATCCCCAGGGTTAGCGTCTGCAGTTCCAAGTTCCATGTTCTATGCGTACCCGACAGCGTCGACACACTAAAAACTACTTAGGTTTAC from Natronoarchaeum mannanilyticum harbors:
- a CDS encoding CBM35 domain-containing protein, which encodes MYKRRDVLKSSAIGTTLGIGVLASSSTTTATGASFGDGVNLQPAYYCSGDQNLGWDLMTDHPDIETVRIEIEPPSGGETSADLSDIRRWIDEANNNGYQVIATYHHWPNNGSGDPQDLQDAADWWVENYNYLSQNSSFIINLHNEWGTHSVSASEYGNAYDSALNRLRDSAYDGTVICDVPGYGQEPQIAADSVDYISDDDIAFSVHVYAKAWNEYAGAPLQESHLDYLDTNQPYPCLIGEFGPLGPDDRTDWSAVVDHAKSLGWPVLGWAWNGDGESDPMNMTSPFWGDNCSTTSYSKTSYFDTVYDKLGSGSTGGGGETTTHYLNAEYYSLDGVSTSTSRAGYWGDAYVTGFDSSGDSVTMNFDAATSGERTVKIRYAAPYDDKKSNLYINGQSAGQISLPYTTSFQQTTIGAHHFDAGYNEITIEKGWGYYDIDAIIVE
- a CDS encoding glycoside hydrolase 5 family protein, which produces MVRRRTILRNGSTIAGSLALPGFASASSDTAASRPDDFLETNGTSFSIGRRSHYLSGTNNFWLADVWTTRDEVDAALDQAAALGLNTVRTWAFCAGREGHCFQPTKGEYNEAAFEHLDYVIEAAAKRGIRLILPLANNWGAYGGMEKYVEWSDTAEEHDDFYTDPEARQLYRDFVKKVVTRTNSISGIQYTEDPTVAMWELGNEPRAQQKGVDVLGDWIKEISGYIKDLDPNHLVSTGMEGFYNSDGDDWLRDGSQGTAYVDHHRIDTIDACSFHLYPDHWGVTPEYGTEWIEDHVRDARQRVGKPAYLGEFGIQVDRDASDAEQIARRNEIYDTWYDRLDDLDADGGVVWQLTLKKRAQYDDGFYVFPDDDRTTRRIERFANRMDAKSGRPLHADQKRRRTRHD
- a CDS encoding IclR family transcriptional regulator; the protein is MPEETTGDRGKTIQSVESALEVVEVIRQKERAGVTEIANELDRSKSTVHHYVTTLVKHDYLDKVEGEYQLSLRFLTLGGQVRERERLYHLGKDDVEELAQETGEQARLIVERNGSGITLYQATGDRVTEPITHVGSIEELYCTAAGKVFLAELSDDELDSYLEEVSFTPYTESTITDADELRREIEEIRDRGVAFDDEERYEGYRCVASAISTEARELFGALSVSAPVERMDKERFRTAVPNQLQNVAGVVEINTTYSEWTDVL
- a CDS encoding beta-mannosidase, with amino-acid sequence MRVESLNGSWKLRQSETDDWFDASVPGGVYTDLLNAGEIPDPYYADNELDIQWVGKSDWVYRRTVTIDEGFLNEDRIRLRCAGLDTVATVRINGEVVGESANMHREYEFDVENALTSGENQVEITFHSPVEYSTRHSENYEYQVPTLRYPVDQPGRNFIRKAQCHYGWDWGPCLPTVGIWRDIELLAYSEPRIEYTKTAQNHETNNVELDVTVGLDAPSGDEVLIAAEVADAATREVVDVVEGHNEVTVALEVSDPDLWWPNGYGDQPLYDLTVAVDAESVLKPSDTDTVTADGGVTGAKSSIPEDPSHERSTRIGFRDLELVREPDQGDDGESFTFEVNGVPIFAKGANWIPADALYGRITRDRYDSLLDSAVDANMNMIRVWGGGYYERDGFYEACDERGLLVWQDFMFACALYPSDEEYLESVESEVRDQVRRLADHPSIALWCGNNEVEMGLESWFDDADELERLKQGYETLFYDVIGGAVAEEDDTRTYWPGSPSSGTGMQDPYQTNKGDIHYWDVWHDGADFEEYETVDPRFVSEFGYQSFPSVDALSSVLPDDELNPTAPLMEHHQRNEGGNRTILQRMAASFRIPFSFENFVYLSQVQQGLAMKVAIEHWRRLKPECMGTLYWQLNDLWPCASWSSIEYGGNWKALQHVSRRIYAPVLLSTRTGDDGVEIWLTNDERESLSGEVTVEAYTFDGELVDEVGKSVSVEALESDCVTTVNVDQLIDGVSREEAFLSVKFDGSDETYPAFEFFEEYKHLELPEPDIDIDVDKNEVTIQTDAAALFVEFDVPIDGRFSDNYFHLTPDEERTITFDPTESIEELEQRLTESLSVNHLRKTY
- a CDS encoding integrase → MELGTADANPGDDGEKTPLDAPLDEFLGDKAKTEDPETGERSGAYASQLATTVPKWIDWTRDHGVEYLEDLDSQTIGRWAQYLNRRVKAHDADSGITRASAWTYYNLVSAYLTYCREWEFLDENPAKAAVVKNAMPDRPSGGSKDQQFWSPSQRQTLLQYVDERAHAAIDENGSDATTEVRDRALCYLLGYSGIRGAEVLSHPATDRDGRNGAPWSALDLEAATISIYGKSQEWEQAPLTDKPIPALERWRDVLDPATDAWPLFPTSHRPSLWNALRDQLEQRGHDDIDKLLDPYDDVLNAYCEYDCVPPALTTPGGRTLLKRLSKSADVDTSDDSKDYLTLHGARRGAGEMYYREEGASAAQRALRHADPSTTSEMYSHIEASELSEVGSDVFSNE
- a CDS encoding universal stress protein, with product MQRGLVIAEDSQKGRKLLNEAAAAARGSDCGLVVLSIIHPESFAADVETLEAIGDVEDTHYDENNVLDAERNSVQSIVADSIDDGNLEITYRVSVASQDELVKEVLKTAQNTECDHLFTCGNQRSPTGKAIFGDSTQQLLLEFPGPVTVALD
- a CDS encoding mannonate dehydratase; the encoded protein is MQLSLVLPPTPDERWDKAKQIGVENAVYHSLELGNGRRPSKYDELLRIVNRYRDHGIEPAAFEGSVPLTDTTRLAKEGRDAEIDEFCRFLRNLGELDVNVVCYDWMAGLRWARTSITTPSRGNSLTTSYSDKQMRRGPPPAVARSTTADDLWENLEYFLERVVPVAEEAGVKLGLHPDDPPTGDVRGMPRIINSPEAYKRVLNIVDSQYNGITFCQGNFSAMGADIPSTIRQFADRINFVHFRDVEGDPDSFTEMWHDDGPTDMAAAIEAYRDIGFDGPIRPDHVPTMAGEDNSTPGYHLSGKLFASGYIRGLLDATDPSADERSPVAESK